TCACCATTCACAACATGGGTTACCAGGGCCTGTTTCCGCCCGATACGCTGCCGCTGCTGATGCTTCCCTGGGACCTGTTTACCATCGACAAGCTGGAATTTTACGGCAAGCTGAATTTCCTGAAGGGGGCGCTGGTCTTCGCGGATTTCATTACCACGGTCAGCAAGAAATACAGCCAGGAAATCCAGACAGCGGAGTACGGTTTCGGGCTGGAGGGCGTGTTGCGCGGCCGCTCCGGCACGGTCACCGGCATCCTGAACGGAGTGGATTACAACGAGTGGAGCCCGCAGACCGACAAGTTTATTGTGGCGCACTATTCGCCCGAGGACCTGGGCGGCAAGGCGAAGTGCAAGCAGGACCTGCTGGCTGAATTCGGGGTACCGAATGCCGATCCCAAGTTGCCGGTCATCGGCATCGTTTCGCGTTTCGCAGCGCAGAAGGGATTTGACCTGATCTCGCTGGTGGCCGACCGCCTGGCGCGCGAAGAGATGATCGTGGTCGCGCTGGGCGCAGGCGACAAGGAGTACGAGGACCTGTTTCGCCGCCTCAACAAGCAGTTTCCGCAAAAATTTGCCGTGAAGGTCGCCTACGACAACAAGATCGCCCACAAGATCGAGGCTGGCGCCGACATGTTCCTCATGCCCTCGAAGTACGAACCGTGCGGCCTGAACCAGATTTACAGCCTGAAATACGGCACCGTGCCGGTTGTGCGCGCCACCGGCGGACTGGACGACACCATCGAGAACTGGGACCCGCACGCGCGCAAGGGAACCGGCTTCAAGTTCACGGAATACAGCGGGGAAGCGCTGCTGGCAACGATTCGCACCGCACTCCAGGCCTATGCGGACAAGGACCGGTGGCAGGCATTAATGCGCAATGGCATGAACAAGGATTTTTCCTGGACGGCGTCGGCGAAGGAATATGTGCGGGTTTACGACCGGGTGCGCCAGTTGCGCAGTGTCACGGCCGCATGAGAGCTTGTGTAGCGGCGGAATTTGTTCCGCCGATTTGGGGAATGGAAATCTGCCGCTACACAAAAGCTAATCTCACGCTTTCGGGAGCTTCGAGGCAACCAGCGGTTCGAACTCTTCGATGACGGCGGCCACTCCATAATCGGCGCCGCGTTGTTTCTCTACGCGCAGCACGCGGCACTTGCAGCGGATCCAATTCTCCTCTCCCGGCATGATGCTTTGCGGCAACGGTAAAACGACCTCCAGGGTCGAGCCTTCCGCCACCTTGTTTTGCAGGTAGAGAAACACGCCGCGTACGCTGACGTCCCGCAATTGCGCCTCGGCGTCGTGGCCGTTCACAACCTTCACATTGATCTTTCCCTGCGTTTTGACGCGCCTGCTGGAACGCTTTTCGGCTTGTGGTTTGCTCATAGGGAGACCTTTGAAGGCGAATTAGTGGGCAAGTTACTCGCAAATGCCGCCGCCCGCAAGAACAAATCTCCCGCAACTAGTGCCCTTGGTAATGCGCGTTCAAATTGTGTTTTGCTTTGCCCGCCGCCTTGCAAACAGGAAGTACACCGGAATTCCTGCCAGGATCAGCACCGATCCCAAGAGCGAATTTTTCACGTTGGCTGCGAACGTGAAGCAGAGAAGTG
Above is a genomic segment from Terriglobales bacterium containing:
- the glgA gene encoding glycogen synthase GlgA — protein: MKVVFAASECVPFSKTGGLADVVGALPPALAALGHEVTVYLPKYKQTKLTEPKTVVRSITVPFDDRYRFCSIVDGGVHSGVRFYFIDYPPYFDRDALYGTPLGDYRDNAERFALYSRAVLEGCKVLGVPDVFHCHDWQSALVPILLRSVYAEDPALRDVATVFTIHNMGYQGLFPPDTLPLLMLPWDLFTIDKLEFYGKLNFLKGALVFADFITTVSKKYSQEIQTAEYGFGLEGVLRGRSGTVTGILNGVDYNEWSPQTDKFIVAHYSPEDLGGKAKCKQDLLAEFGVPNADPKLPVIGIVSRFAAQKGFDLISLVADRLAREEMIVVALGAGDKEYEDLFRRLNKQFPQKFAVKVAYDNKIAHKIEAGADMFLMPSKYEPCGLNQIYSLKYGTVPVVRATGGLDDTIENWDPHARKGTGFKFTEYSGEALLATIRTALQAYADKDRWQALMRNGMNKDFSWTASAKEYVRVYDRVRQLRSVTAA
- a CDS encoding PilZ domain-containing protein — translated: MSKPQAEKRSSRRVKTQGKINVKVVNGHDAEAQLRDVSVRGVFLYLQNKVAEGSTLEVVLPLPQSIMPGEENWIRCKCRVLRVEKQRGADYGVAAVIEEFEPLVASKLPKA